ATCCCGTGTATCTTTGGGAGGATGGCGTATAGAATTCCGCCGGTGTCCTGTCTTGCAGCCCTTGGTGGGGCCGGATTTCGTTAAAACGCTTGCGCCACGCGTCAAATACACGCTGTTGGGTTGCCAAGTCCCGTGCGGGAGGCTGTGCACTTTCAAGCTTCAAGCTTTTGTGCATCCTTTCATGGCAGCCGTTTTGTTGGGGCCTGCCCGGCTTGATGAACTCCAGGTCAATGTTCATACGCACCCAGCTCAAACTTAGGCGCGTCAATCCCCCAAGACCCGTTGATCCAAACGGCGAGCCGTTGTCCATGCGAATGGCCCGAGGGAGACCGTACTGGGCAAACAAGATCTTAACATCCCGTTCTGCAAACACTAATTTTTGGCGACGATGTCCGTTGCACCACAAGACAAAACGGCTGTGCAAATCGGTTACCGTCAATGGATGGCAGATGACACCGTCCTTGGTCCGAAACCAGCCTTTGTAGTCTATTGCCCAAACATCATTTGGCTTCTCAGGTGTGCTCAAATGGTGTTCTCGAACATGTCCAAAGGAGCGTCGCTTTCGTCGGCGCTTGCCGACCAGGCCGTGCCGGGCAAGGATCGCGCCGGCGGTGCTCGGCGCGGGCGCTCGCTCCTGTCCGATCTCCCTTCCCAGCAATACGACCAGTTTTCTAGGACCCCAATATGGATACATTTCGCGGAGTTCGAGTAGCCTTTGCACGACGGCATCCGACGTCTTATGCGGACACGAATGGGGCGCCCGGCTTTTGTCACGGCAACCGCTCGTGCCGTTTTCTATAAATCGATTCAACCA
This window of the uncultured Desulfosarcina sp. genome carries:
- a CDS encoding IS481 family transposase; the protein is MTKTQSAASDELREGPFSAADCLELTPHAKVNLLNLTYTTVTVSDKGIGGDPMPWKRVDPMDERKRFACEAGCGVKSMSELCREYGISRKTGYKWLNRFIENGTSGCRDKSRAPHSCPHKTSDAVVQRLLELREMYPYWGPRKLVVLLGREIGQERAPAPSTAGAILARHGLVGKRRRKRRSFGHVREHHLSTPEKPNDVWAIDYKGWFRTKDGVICHPLTVTDLHSRFVLWCNGHRRQKLVFAERDVKILFAQYGLPRAIRMDNGSPFGSTGLGGLTRLSLSWVRMNIDLEFIKPGRPQQNGCHERMHKSLKLESAQPPARDLATQQRVFDAWRKRFNEIRPHQGLQDRTPAEFYTPSSQRYTG